The Ignavibacteria bacterium genome contains the following window.
TTCTTCCATATAAATTTTTTTTGGGTCAACACCTTTCTGTAACAAATAATTTTTTCCCACTCTTGCTTCAGAAAGTTCAAATGGCGCATTGCTCCCAGTTAGAATAACTCTGTTCGATAAGTTTTTATTAAGCAAATCAATGGCTTTGTTTAATCTTCCTGCATAAACAGGACTTGGAATATTACCCTTCCAAACTGCCGCGCCTAAAACAACAATTGCATCAAACTTTTCATCTTTTTTCAAAACATATTCATCTCCTGTTCTGGAAGTGATAAAGATCTTTAAAAATCCAAAAGATATTAGTATCAATGAATATACAGCATTTAATAAAATAATTTTGGGAATAATAGCTCTCTGGACTTTTAGAAGTTTAAGTAATAGAAAATTTAATCCAGAAATTTTAATGAAGAAATAAATAAGCCAGACCAAGACACTGACAACTTTTTCAAATTCATATTCATCTGAACTTAACATCTTCAGTGTATAAAAATCCTTTGAAAGTAAAAATACCAGCAAAAGCAAAAATAAAATCGACAGGAAAAGAAGATTTAAATAAATCTGCACATCGACGAGTTTAATTCTCTTACTCGAAAAAATTGAGATAAGCAATACTATTAAAATTAAACCAAAAATAATGAGATTTAGAATGTTGCCAGTATAATTCAAATTAATTTCGCTGAGCAATAAATTATGAGTTCGATATTTAATGAAGAATGTAAAAATCAACGAGGCAATTTCACCAAATATGGCAATTAAGATTAGTAAAAATTTTTTTATAGATTTAAGATTGATCAAATTCTCTTCCTGAAAGGTTTAATTATCAATTGTGGAAAATTACCAACTGGATCAAAAACAACTTTATTCTCGATCTCAAAAACATCTTCAATAATTTCTTCTTTTAAGACTGAATTAATATCACCATCATATTTTATAATTCCATCCTTCAAAAAAATTAATCTATCTGCATAAAAGGAAGCAAGGTTTATATCATGAGAAACTGCAATGATTGTTTTGCCCTGCAATTGAAGATTCTTCAGCAATTCAAAAATTTGTATTTGATGTTTTAAATCCAGATGGGTATTTGGTTCATCGAGCAATAGAATTTCTGAATCCTGAACTATTGAACGAGCAAGAATTACTTTTTGAAGCTCTCCACCACTGATTTCTGTAATTCGTTTTTTCGCAAGATGTTCAAGTCCCAATTGCTTCAATACTTCATTTACTTTTTGAATATCATCTTTATTCTCTAAGCCTAAAAAATTAAAATGTAAACTCCGGCCCATCAAGACTATTTCAAAAACAGTATAAGGGTAAATAGAAAAAAACTTTTGCGGTACATAACTAATCATGCGATAGAAGTCATTAGCTCTGATTAACTCGAAAGGTTGATTTTTGAGAAACAATTTCCCTGAATTGGGTTTCAGCAATCTTGCGATTAATTTTACGAGAGTTGTTTTACCTGAGCCATTCGGACCCAAAATCACAGTAAACTGATTTTGATGAAAAGTCAGATTGATATCGCTTAAAATTACTTTGTTTGTATCAGGGTAAAGGAAATTTAAATGTTCAATTCTAATCATTAATCCTCATAGAAAGTCAATTCAATTTAATAAAATTTTAAGAGAGAGAAATTTCTTTTAATGAGTTGATTCATTCATTTCAACAATTGGCTTTTGGCAGGCAAAATTCTCGCAGATGAATAAAGTAAGTTTTGAATCAATTGAAGATTTATCTTTCATATATGAAAAGCTTAAAGTTGATTTTTTCTTTTTGTAAAGAATAATTTGTGAAGGATAGATAGATTTTAAAAGATAACCTTTGAAAAAATTAAATTGTGAATTGTCCTCTCCTTCGACTAAAATTAATTCTTTAGGTGGAACAAGTTCATTCAAGGCAGCAGAGAGAAATTTTCCTGTACCGAAAGGATAATCAATCGCTTCTTTTAAATTTTTCTTAATAATTTTTTTAGCGGTTTCAATTAAGTTATCGTCCTCAAAAATTTTCCCAAGTTTAAATAAGACAGATAATGCAAGTGAAGTTGATGAGGGCTTTGAATAATCTTTATTCTCAGAAGTTCTGAAAGGTAATGAACAATCCTGTGATTGTTGATAGATTAAATTTCTTGAACTGTCATAAAACAGTTGAAGAGCTTTTTGATTAAATTTGAATGCTTCTATCAAAAATTTTTCGTCAAATGTGCATTCATACAAATCAACTAAAGCTTGGATAAAACCGAAATAATCATCTGAATAAGCCTCAATTTTTAATTCCCCTTCCACATAAGAATGATAAAGTTCTTGGTCAACCATCATTTTTTGAGTTATAAAATCATAAATATTT
Protein-coding sequences here:
- a CDS encoding YdcF family protein codes for the protein MINLKSIKKFLLILIAIFGEIASLIFTFFIKYRTHNLLLSEINLNYTGNILNLIIFGLILIVLLISIFSSKRIKLVDVQIYLNLLFLSILFLLLLVFLLSKDFYTLKMLSSDEYEFEKVVSVLVWLIYFFIKISGLNFLLLKLLKVQRAIIPKIILLNAVYSLILISFGFLKIFITSRTGDEYVLKKDEKFDAIVVLGAAVWKGNIPSPVYAGRLNKAIDLLNKNLSNRVILTGSNAPFELSEARVGKNYLLQKGVDPKKIYMEETTTSTIEQVHFIKNVVIGEKKFNKVLVVSDAFHLPRTIEISKFLSINIKVARSNLKVELINNIWYRIKEAVLLSIFWLFAV
- a CDS encoding ABC transporter ATP-binding protein, which gives rise to MIRIEHLNFLYPDTNKVILSDINLTFHQNQFTVILGPNGSGKTTLVKLIARLLKPNSGKLFLKNQPFELIRANDFYRMISYVPQKFFSIYPYTVFEIVLMGRSLHFNFLGLENKDDIQKVNEVLKQLGLEHLAKKRITEISGGELQKVILARSIVQDSEILLLDEPNTHLDLKHQIQIFELLKNLQLQGKTIIAVSHDINLASFYADRLIFLKDGIIKYDGDINSVLKEEIIEDVFEIENKVVFDPVGNFPQLIIKPFRKRI